GGGCCGGCCTGGTGGATGTCGTCGGCCGCGACGCCACCCTGTCCCGCGCCCGGCTGGCCGGGGCGGACCTGACCGGCGCCCTGCTGGTCAACGCGAGCCTGCGCAACGCCGATCTCAGCGGCGCCCTGCTGACGCACACCGCCCTGGTCGGCGCGGACCTGCGCGGGGCGATCCTGGCCGGCGCCCGGGAGCTGGAACTGAGCGAGCTGACCGGCGTTCGCTGGGACGTGCGCACCGAGTGGCCGGCGGCGATGGCCGGCGACCTGCGGCGGCGTTCGACCGAGACCCGGCCCGGCGAGTTCCGGATCCTGCCGCCGCTGCCCCCTGAACGGGGGATCGTGCGCGGCTGAGACCCGGCGCCCCGGCACGGCCGTGGGCGGCGGCGGGCTCCGGGCGTACGAAAATAGGGGTTTTGATCTGCTCGATGCCTGTCAGAATGCGGGGCGTGAGTGCGACGTTGGTGGTGGCGTTCCTGGTGACGGCGTTCCTGCTGAGCATCGTGCCGGGGCCGGACATGTTGTTCATCGTGGCCAACGCGACCGTCGGCGGCCGGCGCGCCGGGGTGGTGGCCGCCGCCGGGATGTCGACCGGGCTGGCCGGGCACAGCATGGCGGCGGCGTTCGGGCTGTCCGCGCTGGTGCGGGCCGCGCCGGAGGCGTTGACGATCGTGCGGATCGTCGGGGCGGTCTTCCTGGTATACCTCGCGGTCGGCTCGTGGCGCGCGTCGCGGGACAGCTCGCTGACGGCGCCCCAGGTGCCGCGCCGGTCACTGTCCAGGATCTACGCGATGGCCACGCTGACCAACCTGGCCAACCCGAAGATCCTGCTGTTCTATCTCACCTTCCTGCCGCAGTTCCTGACGCTCGGCGACGGCGCCTGGCCGGTGTGGGAGCAGTTGCTGATCCTCGGGGCGCTGTTCATCGTGGTCGGCTTCCCGGTCGACGCCGTGGTCGGCCTGACCGTGGGCAGTGTCGCGGACCGGCTGATCCGGCGCCCGGCCGTGCGGCGCCGGCTGGACCGGCTGTCCGCGCTGGTCTTCGGCGCGCTCGCGGTGCGCCTGGTGACCGACACTCGCTGAGCCGCCGGCCGCGCTCAGTCCTGGCGGCGGGCACGCAGCAGCTCGGCGAGACGCTGGGCGGCTCCCGGGTCGCGGCGGAACAGGACGGCGATCAGCACGGCGAACGCGCCGGCGCCACCGGACGCGAGCGCCCACTCCGGGACGGCGCCACTGCTGATCAGGGCGGCACCGCCACCGGAGGCGGCGAGCGCCTCGGCGAGCCGGCGCGGATCGGTGCCACGGATCGTCCGGGCCAGGGCACGGCGGCGTTCGCGCAGGCCGGGACGGTCCAGGGAGTCCAGGGCGGCGCAGGCCAGACCGGTCAGCTCGGCGCCGAGCTCCGGCTTGCCGAGGTCGCGGGCGAGCGGCACGTGGAAGGTCAGCGAGTCCAGCGAGGCGCGGCGGCGACTCGCGGCCGGCAGCGGGGCGAGCGTCCGCAGGTTGTGCAGCCGGTCCGCGACGGTGACCAGGGCCAGGTCCGCCTCGACCGGGCCGGCGCCCCGGACGGACCGATCGGTGAGCTGCTCGACCAGCGCGCCGATCCGCGGCCCGAACTCCGCGTGCACGGCCGACGCTGGAACCGGGGCGTCCTCGATGACGTCGTGCAGCAGGGCCGCGCAGACCGCGTCGGTCGTGCCGCCCTGCTCGGCGACGATCCCGGCGACCTGCACCGGGTGGGTGATGTAGCGGTCGCCGCTGACCCGCTTCTGACGGCGGTGGGCCCGGTCGGCGAACTCGTACGCGTGCCAGACCAGGGGGATGTCCCGATGGCGACCGGAGTCACTGAGAGTGCGGATGGTGTCACCGATAGTGGCGCTCATGCATCGAGGGTAAGCGGCGGCCTCACGCGCGGGGTAGCGCCTGGGCGGCCTGGTCGAGGGCGGAGCGGGCGTCCGCCGCCACCACCTCGGGAGGGCGGGGCGCGTCGATGAACACGTCGGTGACCACGCCGCCGGCGACCCGGACCCGCACGCAGTGGCCCGGCCCGGTGAACTCGTCGGCGTACGGGCGCGCCCGGCCCATCGCCGTCAACTGCCGGTCCGCCCGGTCGAGCGCGTCCCGCAGCCACGCGAGCCACCGCTCGTCGGTGACGTCCGGCGCGGCGGCCGGACCGGCGCCGTGCACCAGCCGGGCCGCCATCCGCTTCAGCAAAGCCTGCCGATACGCCCCGAGAATCGCCGCGGCCAGCGCGTCCACTCCCGGGAACCGTCCGGCGATCTCCACCCCGGACACCCCGCCCTCGGCCGTCACCCGGACCTTGACGACACCGGCGTCGTCCACGC
Above is a genomic segment from Actinoplanes ianthinogenes containing:
- a CDS encoding HD domain-containing protein codes for the protein MSATIGDTIRTLSDSGRHRDIPLVWHAYEFADRAHRRQKRVSGDRYITHPVQVAGIVAEQGGTTDAVCAALLHDVIEDAPVPASAVHAEFGPRIGALVEQLTDRSVRGAGPVEADLALVTVADRLHNLRTLAPLPAASRRRASLDSLTFHVPLARDLGKPELGAELTGLACAALDSLDRPGLRERRRALARTIRGTDPRRLAEALAASGGGAALISSGAVPEWALASGGAGAFAVLIAVLFRRDPGAAQRLAELLRARRQD
- a CDS encoding LysE family translocator encodes the protein MSATLVVAFLVTAFLLSIVPGPDMLFIVANATVGGRRAGVVAAAGMSTGLAGHSMAAAFGLSALVRAAPEALTIVRIVGAVFLVYLAVGSWRASRDSSLTAPQVPRRSLSRIYAMATLTNLANPKILLFYLTFLPQFLTLGDGAWPVWEQLLILGALFIVVGFPVDAVVGLTVGSVADRLIRRPAVRRRLDRLSALVFGALAVRLVTDTR